The sequence below is a genomic window from Lolium perenne isolate Kyuss_39 chromosome 7, Kyuss_2.0, whole genome shotgun sequence.
CAATTGACTCTGCACCATCTCTTTTTCCATCCCATCTGACCATGCATTTGTCATATATTCCTACAAGCATTGTCACTATTGGTTTGTTTCTGACATCTAGAATGTATTTGTTAAATACCTCTGACAGATTGTTTACCACTAAATCTGTTTGACAATTGGTGTCCATGGCAAACCTTGCCCATGCCTCCACTGGTATCTTGCTCAACCATTTCCATGCTTCCTCACTCTGCTTCTTCATCTCCTCCATTGCTTCATCAAAACCATCTTTTGTGTATGAATATGCAGCATTATCCATGCACTTCTTCAAGTCCTCTCCTCTAAAGCATGCTGTCTGAAAATTGGCATATATATGCCTCAGGCAGTACCTCTGTGGTGAATTAGGGAACACTGTGGAAACTGCCTTCAGTAATCCCTTTTGCCTGTCAGACATTATAGTGTAGTACCCAAACTGTCCATGATCTCCACCTAGTGCATGCTTCAACTGCTCAAGAAACCACTGCCAATTCTCTGTATCTTCTTTGGCAACCACTCGCCATGCAATTGGATAGATGTTGTTATTTCCATCTCTGCCAGTAGCTGCAAGGATTTGAGCTCCAGAGGTGAGCTTAATGAAGCAACCATCCAAACCAATAAATGGCCTGCAGCCCTGTAGAAACCCTTCTCTAGCAGCATTGACACAGAAGAACAATCCATGAAATCTAGGGTTGTAAGATATGTCCACCAGCTATCCTTTTTTCATTGCTTCAACCTGCTCATCTGTTGGACCTGTGACAGTGGTCACAATGCACCTGGAACCAGGGTTTTTGTCTATAACAGTCTGCAGATAATCCCTTAGTCTGTGATATTGTTTCTTGTGATCCCCCATCACCATCTCAATTGCCTTGgtccttgccctgtaagccatccTCTTGGGAACATCCACTCCAAAATCTTTTTGTGCTTTGTCTTGCAAAGTGTTGATGGAAGTGCTGATGTTTGATTTGTATTCAGTAACATATGTACCACTAAGCCACTTTGCATTAACCCTTGTGCTAGATGGATCTGTTGGGCATGTGTGCTTCAACTCCATTTTCTTGATGCAAAATGTAGCCTCATTTTTTATCTTGGCAGCTATCATATAAAATGGACAGTCCCACTTTTTCTCCTTCTCCTTCACATTCTCTTCCATCTTTTTCTTCTGCTTGTCCTTGCACCACACAATGATCCTGTCAGGTGTATTCCTGTGGTAATGGAAATTCCTGACCTGCACAATGTGGAGTCTAGCCAAAGCTTGCCTAAATTGATACACATCTTTGAAGCAAAGTCCCACCATGAATTGTTGCTCTGCATTCTCTCTACTATCATCATACCACACCCTCTCCTTGGCCATCTTTCCTCTGCTCTTTCTCCCTCCTGCTAACACAAAAGGCAATGGCTCATACCCATCATCCTCTTCTTATTTCAGAAATCCTTTGTCACCCTCATCATCAGAAGGAGCCCAATCTGGAATAACATCTGCCTCTACTTGAGAATGTGATCTCAATGTTGGACCAGGCCTCTTCACTTGCCTCTTCACTGCTGGAATTGTTGCATTGTCATAAATATCCTCCACATCACTCTCCCCCTCACAATGAAGCATTGGATCAAGATTCCTCTTCCTCTTAGCAGCAATTCTCTGGTGCATTTCCTCTTCCTGAGCTCTTCTTGCCTTCTCTGCAGCTACTGGGTCAAATCTGCATGGATATAGCCAACTATCATCCTCATCTTCagattcctcttcttcttctgccaTACATGTCTCTACATCCAGTACATTTTTACCCTTCTCACAGTTAACactctcctgtgtgtgcatctGAGGAAAGTTGTGATCATCCATTTGTGACTGCCAAACATCACAGAAGGAACTGTCTTGGCTCAGAAAAGGGTGTGTACTTGGCTCTTCTTCCTCTGGATCAAGATCAATTGTGCTTGCATGCTTTCTCTTCAATGGTGATAAAACAATTGCTCTTTTCCTATTGTCCTTCATCACAGTGAGCACCAGTTTCTTTGTACTTGCATACTTCACTAGCATTTCATCAACCTTATAATTGCTGTCAACTAGCTCTAACCCACTCAGTCCTACTCCTTCATTTTTAACATAATATAAGGAATCACACAGACCATATCCCTCTTCCTCCATGATGGACAACAATTTCAGAAACCTTATATTTGTCCTATGTAAAGTTTTGTGAACAAATTTTGCTCCATCAAATTGAAAATAGAGCTCCCACATCTCTGCCTGCTCCCTATAATCAAAATTAACATTCTAGTCAATCTACATCGTCATTCTACCAACATTATTGCCACAAAAAACACTAGGGCAAAATGGAACAGGGGATTACTCTAAAGAGGGCAAAATCCAACATAGAAGTAGTCTACAGAGGGCAAAGAACTCTTACCCGCTACCATTGTAGATGTAATGGCTCATCGAGTCATTCTGAGACGTCATGCCCTCAGATGTCCACCACTTCTCGGACTCTGGACGCGGTGGGCTTGGTGGCGTCAGCTGCAGCACCGGCGACGCGTGCTGCAGCACCGGGGAGGGCACGACGAAGCCCTCCATGCCATTAGCAGGAGCGGACACGCCATACGCCGGAGATTCGCCGTGCACGCCTGGGTCGCCGAACcagtcgccgccgcctcctccgtctTCCATTTCTGTTTGATTTGAGGGAAAGTCAACCAGAAGTTGCCCTAACGCGAGCCCTAACGGCCGTCCGTCGACTGGACGCCACGTCCGCTCTGATAGTGGGCCAGGCCTGCCAGAAACATGGTTAGCACGGTTGATCCATTGAATCAGTGCTCCGCGTCGCGACTATGCCCCAAACATGGTAGTCATGTGACAATCGTGTCCCATTTGGTAGTTCCGCGTCATCTATGGCACAATTGTGGTAGTTTTTTTGTCATTTACTCAAACCAACACGCATGGCTTGGCCTGAGCCTGGGAACCTGCATTGCTGCGCTGTGTGCTATCAATTTCGTGTGCATAACGCGGAAGCGAGGCTGCGTAGAAGACGAAGCAGGCAGGCTCGTTGCCAAGCGGGCCTAAGACAAATAGGAGCCGTCCTGTGTTGCCGTTGCGCAGATGCATTTCGATCGTGAATTTATATGCTGCCTTTTCTGTAGAATAAAATAGACTGGTTAACTTCATATATGTTCTCAACATTCAATAGAGATTTAATACCACCACCTATGTATGTCTTTGGTATTAAGTACTTTTCCTAAGTATCCATACTAAATGTGCGCTTAGAAAAACCCCTAGTGCCTGATGGCTAGAGTCTTCCTTCTTTTGCTACTGCACTGCTTCCAAGAACAGGCCTGGAAAAAGAAGTACGGTCTCGCTTTCCTTTGCCACTCAAGTGTACGGCATCTGCCGTGCTTAGGCCCCTTCTTCCCTTCCCTAATCCAAAAATGAGTCCACCGCCTGCCTGGCGTTTGCGTCTTCGCGGATAGCTTGATCGATTTGCGCTAGGTTGTTAGATTGGATGTAAAAATATTTTTCGATTACCGCGATCGCCCTTACCAGAAGCTCAGAGCATCCCCAGCCGTTGGAGGCCCTCGGGGCGAATTCCGGATGAAAATAGCTCCGGATTGGATCAATTTTTGGTATGGAgggcagtatatttccagtcgtgtgctccccaagcggcgtttctcggggaaaaagaggatggcccggggagtccggatgaaagaggagacacgtgggcgtgggcggttggttttgctccatccggagtccccgagagatccccgggaaaccgaggatggcccggggagtccggacgaaattaGGCCGttttccggacgaaaacgagaacctgggggcgcgactgggccgtttttcgccgtccggatgtaaaaaacggctcgtgggggcttctcggggagacgagtggagatgctctcacaACATCATTGAGGGTTCTTGCAAATAGTATTTGTGCTGATTTGGTTGGCAATCACTTGGTGATGGCCGAGGGCACCATTCCCTCTGGATTCTAGCTGTTAAGATTCAACAGACGTCCCTACGGAAATGGAACCAACTTGAAGCAAACCGTTATTAGTAACTGTTAATTATGTCCAAAGCATCGTACGAACGTATGTGTTTGTACGGACGCCTTCTCGTACGCCAAGAGGTATATCTTTGTAATCAGGCACATGTACAAGACGTTCCAAACTCCTGTATAAATAGGGATTTGCCCACAAGCAATAGATCACAAGTTGTACTCTCAATCTTTGAATTCTAAAACGTTATTAGCATGATATTGTTGTTGTACGATCCTGTCAGCAGGGAGCATAGTTGATAGAGTCTTTTCTATCTTCTCCACTTCTGAAGGTTAGTTCCCGCAACTTTAAACAAATTTTATGGACTTCATGATTGTAAGCTCCCACAGTTTTGAAATGTTGGAGTCTTAAATGGGTCCATTCATGACTAGCTTCGGGCAGTATGATGGACTTTTGCTATTCATACCTAGCTTTAAGTGATTGCCACATATTGCTTGGAGATTCCTCCATCAAATATTCAGATTTCAAATCTAGGTTTATATTATGCATTATTATGTATAAGGCGTATATTTCTATTGCTCGGCCAATTCTACAACTCCCTCCTCAAGAGGATCCTCAGGTGGTATGAGTGCACCTGCAATGTCACGGGATGAAAGACTAATTTTAACATCCATAGCCCATGTAGGGTAGTTATGACCATCGAGCGCTAGCTCTTCAAATTCATTGGCTGACATTTTGTCCTACATGAATAGGAACCATAGATTAATTTACTTGTGTGTAAATTAAGATCATCATGGTTGTGTTGAAATAAAAACAAATTGCAAAATTTGTGAACTCAAGTAAATACTTGAATTTTAGTGTAGAACTCAAATCATCTATCATAGTCCGAAACATGATTTTGCATTATTTTAGTGTATATTGatgatcttaacatcattggtaaCACACAAGATATTGATGAAGCACACAATCACCTAAAGACGGAAATTGAGATGAAGGATTTGGGTAAAACCAAACTTTGCTTAGGATTACAACTTGAGCACCTTCCCTCTGGTATTTTGGTTCATCAAACCGCCTATATCCAGAAAAATATTGGAGAAATTCAATATGGACAAATCCTATCCATCGAAAACTCCTGGTTGTTCGATCTCTAGACGTAGGGAAAGATCAATTTAGACCAAGGGATGGAGAAGAGATACTGGGACCCGAAGTTCCATATCTCAGTTATTGGAGAGCTTATGTATCTTGCAAATTGCACCAGACCTGATATTGCATTTGCAGTAAATTTACTAGTTAGACATAGTGCAGTTCCTGCTAAACGCTATTGGGTGGGAGTCAAGAATATATTTCGATATCTCCAAAGTACAAAGGATCTTGGCATATTCTTTCAATTTCAGAGAAATCTAGATATTGATATGATTGGTATATCGGTGCTGGCTACTTATCTTACCCCCATAATACCAGATCGCAAACCGGTTTTGTGTTCCTACATGGTGGGACAACCATCTTATGGAAGTCTTCCAAACAGACTTTGGTGGGTACATCCACAAATCATTCTAAAATAATCACATTGTATGAGGCATCACGTGAATGCGTGTGGcttcgcagaatgatgaaccacatACAACAATCATGTGGAAAAGGTTCTACTGAATCTCCAAGATAATGCTGTGTAATAATGTTGTGTGTGTTGCTCAAATGCAAACGTAAAGAGCAATATCACTAAACATATTGCACCTAAATTGTTTTATCCTCACGAGTTACAAAAGAGTGGGGAGATAAACATTTTACAAGTCAAATCATGCCATAATCTCGCTGACATATTCACGAAGTCATTACCAGCTTTAAAATTTGAAAAATATGTTCACAAAATTGGTATGCCACGACTTCAAGATTTGTAAGGATCAGGGGGAGTATCCTCTGAACTATAACTCATTCAAACATTATATTACACCATCTTTCCCTTTTAGAGTTTACTCTCATGGTTCTCATCAACACAAGAATATATGTCATACCTCCTCTTTTTCCCACCTGGGTTTTTCCCATTATATTGAGGTTTTCTCATATAATTTATCAAAGGGGCAATGATCATTATATATTGTACCATTTTCTCCTTACTTTTCTCATGGGGGTTTGAAGGAGTTTTTAGCAACATATCAAATCATGTTCTCCTTGTATTTTTCGCACAAGGTTTTTGGGGGAGTTATTCAAGAAAATATACGCTTGTGATCGAGACCAATATTTTCAAGACTATACAAGAAATAAAGACATACGAGTATGGAACCAACTTGAAGCAAACCATCAGTGACAACTGTAATTAGCTTAGGCTCGTGTTAATTATGTCCAAAGCGTCATACAGACGCATGTGTGACGCCTCTCGTACGCCAAGAGGCATCTCTTTGTAAACAGGCGCACAAGTTTTACTCTCAATCTTTGagttgtaagagcatctccagtcgcgtcccccaaagcgtcccccaaaccgattTGGGGCGTGCCGGACAAAAAAATGCTTCCAGCCgcatccctgatacgtctcaaacgtagctataatttcttatgttccatgctagttttatgacaatactcacatgttttatatacactttacatcatttatacgcattttccggcactaacctattgacaagatgctgaagcgccagttcctgttttgtgctgtttttgatttcagaaatcctacacaggaaatattctcggaattggacgaaacaaacgcccagagtattatttttccacggagcttccagaagaccgaagaggatacgaagtggggccatgaggcgcccaaaccacagggccacgtggccaaggggggcccgcgccgccctatggtgtggggctcccgtgcctcctccgactctgcccttccgcctacttatactctccgtcgcgaaaaccctattaccgagagccacgatacggaaaaagttccagagacgtcgccgtcgCCAA
It includes:
- the LOC127304022 gene encoding uncharacterized protein → MAKERVWYDDSRENAEQQFMVGLCFKDVYQFRQALARLHIVQVRNFHYHRNTPDRIIVWCKDKQKKKMEENVKEKEKKWDCPFYMIAAKIKNEATFCIKKMELKHTCPTDPSSTRVNAKWLSGTYVTEYKSNISTSINTLQDKAQKDFGVDVPKRMAYRARTKAIEMVMGDHKKQYHRLRDYLQTVIDKNPGSRCIVTTVTGPTDEQGCRPFIGLDGCFIKLTSGAQILAATGRDGNNNIYPIAWRVVAKEDTENWQWFLEQLKHALGGDHGQFGYYTIMSDRQKGLLKAVSTVFPNSPQRYCLRHIYANFQTACFRGEDLKKCMDNAAYSYTKDGFDEAMEEMKKQSEEAWKWLSKIPVEAWARFAMDTNCQTDLVVNNLSEVFNKYILDVRNKPIVTMLVGIYDKCMVRWDGKRDGAESIGWEITPHYAELLELMKKYSRNCIPKRADKGLWQVKSGKVTHEINISLRTCSCRKWQLTGLPCNHAVSAIYKAAMCPEDFVSPFFTKEMYLKSYKPVFNPMPAQHGWSKTDTVDIMPPAFKDHLKGRRAEKRRKGNFEPPTPKETSRMSTITCRNCNLQGHTYTSCSQPLRPDIAMRKNNHKANNVAPGNGPGNAPGNTSSSAPGTAPGTAPPNAPRYTARNASSSVPGNAGRTTPGNAGRTAPGNARGLSGYFYAGANAGPGRDASEPPLQGN